The sequence GGAAGCTGACGATGAAGAAAGCAAGGTAATTTACACGGTGTTTTTGCCTTTGATCGAAGGATCATTTAAAGCTTGTCTTCAAGGGAATGATGAAGATCAGCTTGAATTATGTTTGGAGAGTGGGGATAATGATACTCTTGGGTCCACTTTCACACATTCAGTGTATCTTGGTGCCGGAACGGATCCGTTTGTGACGATACACGAGGCGATGAAGGAGGTTAAGTTGCATCTTGGGACTTTTAGGCTTAGGCAAGAGAAGAAGTTGCCAGGGATTGCTGATTGCTTTGGTTGGTGTACTTGGGATGCTTTCTATCAAGAAGTGACTCAAGAAGGGGTTGAAGCAGGCCTCAATAGTCTAATTGCTGGCGGGACACCTCCAAAATTCGTCATTATTGATGATGGATGGCAGTCTGTCGGTGGCGACGAGCAAAAGAACCAGCAAGAACAGCCGCCTGTCCTCAGGCTGACGGGAATTAAAGAAAACGCTAAATTTCAGGATAAGAAAGATTCCACAACTGGGATCAAGAGTATCGCCAACATAGCAAAAGAGAAGCACGGATTGAAATACGTGTATGTGTGGCACGCCATCACGGGCTACTGGGGTGGGGTGAGACCTGGAGTGAAGGAGATGGAGCAATATGGATCAGCTATGCAGTATCCAGCTGTATCAAAGGGAGTGATGGCAAACGAGCCGGGGTGGAAAACCGATGTACTTGCATTGCAGGGATTGGGATTAGTGAATCCCAAGAATGTgtacaagttttacaatgaatTGCATACATATTTGGCTTCCGCAGGGATAGATGGGGTGAAAGTTGATGTTCAGTGCATATTGGAGACACTCGGGGCCGGTCTTGGTGGTAGAGTCGAGTTAACAAGGCATTATCATCAAGCTCTTGATGCATCTGTTGCAAGAAACTTCCCTGATAATGGCTGCATTGCCTGTATGAGCCACAACCTCGAATCGCTTTACTGGTATACTTTTCAACTCTTTCCTATGAATATTTTATAGCATTAGAACTTGGATTTCTTATATATTATCATTTCCATTATTTAGATAACTTCTGATATGTTTTCTAACGATGATTCTGTTAAACAGTTCGAAACAAACTGCCATTGTAAGAGCATCTGATGATTTCTACCCCCGAGCTCCAGTATCACATACGATCCACATTGCAGCAGTTGCATATAACAGTGTCTTTCTTGGAGAAATTATGTTACCCGACTGGGATATGTTCCATTCTCTACATCCGGCAGCAGAGTACCACGGATCGGCCAGAGCCATTAGCGGTGGACCTGTTTATGTCAGGTAATGAGTCCCAAatcttccccctttttgacCAGTGTATATGTAAATTTATACTATATGATCCCTGTTGGATCTCTGTTTAAATGTTGATAATCAAGTTCTTTTGGAACAGTGACGCACCAGGGAAGCACAATTTCGATGTTTTGAGGAAGCTTGTTCTGCCGGATGGCTCTATTCTCCGAGCCAGATTGCCCGGGCGTCCTACTAAGGATTGCTTGTTTACAGACCCATCTCGTGACGGTGCTAGGTGAGTGCTTTTGAATGATTGGTTTTGTTTTAGTCTCACTGATTTCGAATTCCAATTTGGTGTACCAGTACATCATGGCTCGAACCTTCTGCTTTAAGTAGATAGTCTTAATTTGGTTAAAGTTTGATCCTAATAGCCTTGAGCTTTTGGGATGAAGGATTTCTAACATAGAGTTGAGGCATATTTATAATCCGAAACCTATCTCTGCAGTCTGCTATATTTTACCAAGTTGGTGTTCTATATTATGTTTACATACATATATCTCGTGTAATTCTTCCATGTTAAGAGTATAAATCTATAATTTTACCACATCTCATGCTTTTAGGATACTCATTTCTAACTTGTAATTCTTGTTTAGTTATTTTATTCTTGTGGATGCATTACCTGAGTAATTCTTGTTTTGTTTCAGCCTGTTGAAAATATGGAACATCAACAAATACACCGGTATACTTGGAGTATACAACTGCCAAGGTGCAGCATGGAACAGCGTTGAGAGGATGAACACATTCCATCAGACTAACTCCGAAGCAATTACCGGCCACGTCAAGGGCCAAGATGTTCATCTCATTTCAGATATTGCCCTCGACTCCAACTGGAACGGCGACGTGGTTCTTTACTCCCACCGGAGTGGGCAACCCATCACTCTTCCACACAATGTTGCCATTCCGGTTTCCCTCAAGATCCTAGAGCACGAACTTTACACCGTTACGCCCATTAAAGAACTCGTTCACGGGTTCAAATTTGCACCGTTCGGGCTAATTGACATGTTCAA comes from Primulina huaijiensis isolate GDHJ02 chromosome 17, ASM1229523v2, whole genome shotgun sequence and encodes:
- the LOC140963450 gene encoding probable galactinol--sucrose galactosyltransferase 6 isoform X1 gives rise to the protein MVNSLSILAHHLKPLATINTPFLFASSAFIHPFPLFLSIRNLITKRGGYYLRSSIFPQRSCVLGYRQGSKVEEEMTIKPAIRVADGKLVVKDRTILTNVPENVIATSGASAGPVAGVFLGAAFDQDSNRHVVSLGNLRDVRFLACFRFKLWWMSQKMGDKGRDIPLETQFLLLETKDGSHLESEADDEESKVIYTVFLPLIEGSFKACLQGNDEDQLELCLESGDNDTLGSTFTHSVYLGAGTDPFVTIHEAMKEVKLHLGTFRLRQEKKLPGIADCFGWCTWDAFYQEVTQEGVEAGLNSLIAGGTPPKFVIIDDGWQSVGGDEQKNQQEQPPVLRLTGIKENAKFQDKKDSTTGIKSIANIAKEKHGLKYVYVWHAITGYWGGVRPGVKEMEQYGSAMQYPAVSKGVMANEPGWKTDVLALQGLGLVNPKNVYKFYNELHTYLASAGIDGVKVDVQCILETLGAGLGGRVELTRHYHQALDASVARNFPDNGCIACMSHNLESLYCSKQTAIVRASDDFYPRAPVSHTIHIAAVAYNSVFLGEIMLPDWDMFHSLHPAAEYHGSARAISGGPVYVSDAPGKHNFDVLRKLVLPDGSILRARLPGRPTKDCLFTDPSRDGASLLKIWNINKYTGILGVYNCQGAAWNSVERMNTFHQTNSEAITGHVKGQDVHLISDIALDSNWNGDVVLYSHRSGQPITLPHNVAIPVSLKILEHELYTVTPIKELVHGFKFAPFGLIDMFNAGGAIEGLEYDVKDGAESYDFENGQKVENLSGDVVAVVSVDVKGCGRFGAYSSVKPISCSVGSSGVEFEYDATSGLVTLNLQDMPPVDQKVHKIEIEL
- the LOC140963450 gene encoding probable galactinol--sucrose galactosyltransferase 6 isoform X2, whose translation is MVNSLSILAHHLKPLATINTPFLFASSAFIHPFPLFLSIRNLITKRGGYYLRSSIFPQRSCVLGYRGSKVEEEMTIKPAIRVADGKLVVKDRTILTNVPENVIATSGASAGPVAGVFLGAAFDQDSNRHVVSLGNLRDVRFLACFRFKLWWMSQKMGDKGRDIPLETQFLLLETKDGSHLESEADDEESKVIYTVFLPLIEGSFKACLQGNDEDQLELCLESGDNDTLGSTFTHSVYLGAGTDPFVTIHEAMKEVKLHLGTFRLRQEKKLPGIADCFGWCTWDAFYQEVTQEGVEAGLNSLIAGGTPPKFVIIDDGWQSVGGDEQKNQQEQPPVLRLTGIKENAKFQDKKDSTTGIKSIANIAKEKHGLKYVYVWHAITGYWGGVRPGVKEMEQYGSAMQYPAVSKGVMANEPGWKTDVLALQGLGLVNPKNVYKFYNELHTYLASAGIDGVKVDVQCILETLGAGLGGRVELTRHYHQALDASVARNFPDNGCIACMSHNLESLYCSKQTAIVRASDDFYPRAPVSHTIHIAAVAYNSVFLGEIMLPDWDMFHSLHPAAEYHGSARAISGGPVYVSDAPGKHNFDVLRKLVLPDGSILRARLPGRPTKDCLFTDPSRDGASLLKIWNINKYTGILGVYNCQGAAWNSVERMNTFHQTNSEAITGHVKGQDVHLISDIALDSNWNGDVVLYSHRSGQPITLPHNVAIPVSLKILEHELYTVTPIKELVHGFKFAPFGLIDMFNAGGAIEGLEYDVKDGAESYDFENGQKVENLSGDVVAVVSVDVKGCGRFGAYSSVKPISCSVGSSGVEFEYDATSGLVTLNLQDMPPVDQKVHKIEIEL